One genomic region from Clostridia bacterium encodes:
- a CDS encoding acyl-CoA dehydrogenase has translation MSDVAAERASRPQPLVVLSEDEQLFRDSVRQFAEEVIRPKVKEMDEKAAFERDIIDQCFQLGLMGIEIPEEYGGGGGTFFEAILAVEELSRVDASAGVIVDVQNTLCNNALLRWGTPEQKKKYLTKQASEWVGAYALSEAASGSDAFALQTRAELKGDEFVLNGRKLWITNGKEASLFIVLATLDPSAGYKGITAFLVEKDFPGFTVGHKEDKLGIRASSTCELILEDCRVPKANVLGEVGKGYKIAIETLNEGRIGIGAQMLGVAEGAWQYAMKYAQDRKQFGKAIAEFQGIQFQLAQMATEIEAARLMVYNAARMKDAGVNFVKEAAMTKLFASQVAERVTSLCVEVLGGYGFVKDYPVEKYFRDAKIGKIYEGTSNMQLATIAKLVIK, from the coding sequence ATGTCTGACGTTGCAGCAGAGAGGGCATCTCGCCCGCAGCCTCTTGTAGTTTTGAGTGAAGACGAACAGCTTTTCCGCGATAGCGTGAGGCAGTTCGCCGAAGAAGTGATACGTCCGAAGGTGAAGGAGATGGACGAGAAGGCCGCCTTCGAGCGCGACATCATCGACCAATGTTTTCAGCTCGGGCTGATGGGCATAGAGATTCCGGAAGAGTACGGCGGCGGCGGCGGAACGTTCTTCGAGGCCATTCTGGCCGTAGAAGAGCTTTCACGTGTGGACGCGTCGGCGGGCGTGATCGTCGACGTGCAGAACACGCTGTGCAACAACGCACTGCTGCGTTGGGGTACTCCGGAGCAGAAGAAGAAGTACCTTACGAAGCAGGCGAGCGAGTGGGTAGGCGCCTACGCTCTGAGCGAGGCGGCATCGGGCTCGGATGCATTCGCACTCCAGACGAGAGCCGAACTAAAGGGCGACGAGTTCGTTTTGAACGGACGGAAGCTCTGGATCACGAACGGCAAGGAAGCAAGTTTGTTCATCGTCCTGGCGACGCTGGATCCCTCTGCCGGATACAAGGGCATCACGGCATTCCTGGTGGAAAAGGATTTCCCGGGCTTCACGGTCGGACATAAGGAAGACAAGCTGGGCATCCGCGCTTCAAGCACCTGCGAACTGATCCTGGAAGATTGCCGCGTGCCGAAAGCCAACGTGCTGGGTGAAGTCGGCAAGGGCTACAAGATCGCGATTGAGACGCTGAACGAAGGGCGCATCGGGATCGGCGCGCAGATGCTTGGCGTGGCAGAAGGCGCGTGGCAGTATGCGATGAAGTACGCGCAGGACCGCAAGCAATTTGGCAAAGCAATCGCCGAATTCCAGGGCATTCAGTTCCAACTGGCGCAGATGGCAACCGAAATCGAAGCGGCGCGTTTGATGGTTTATAACGCGGCGCGGATGAAAGATGCCGGCGTAAACTTCGTCAAGGAAGCCGCCATGACGAAGCTGTTCGCTTCGCAGGTTGCGGAACGCGTGACGTCTCTGTGCGTGGAGGTGTTGGGCGGGTATGGTTTTGTGAAGGACTACCCGGTCGAGAAATACTTCCGCGACGCGAAGATCGGCAAGATATACGAAGGCACTTCGAACATGCAGCTTGCCACGATTGCGAAGCTGGTAATCAAATGA
- a CDS encoding PilZ domain-containing protein, which yields MMTTKTTAHPGQTGVGEPSPTMHDDRRKFERLNLTEHAVAVDENGLQLGRVAQASGGGMLIYANSAQILAELPKGRRMRIHIVEPASGTTTMMDVEVLYVHDAYVGMGFVTLPA from the coding sequence ATGATGACGACGAAAACGACAGCCCATCCCGGACAGACCGGGGTGGGCGAACCTTCCCCCACTATGCATGATGATCGCAGAAAGTTCGAACGACTGAATCTCACCGAGCACGCCGTGGCTGTGGACGAGAACGGCCTGCAGCTGGGCCGGGTAGCGCAGGCATCGGGCGGCGGCATGTTGATTTATGCGAATTCTGCGCAGATATTGGCTGAGCTTCCGAAGGGCCGGCGCATGAGAATACACATCGTGGAGCCCGCTTCTGGCACGACAACGATGATGGACGTCGAGGTACTGTACGTGCACGACGCCTACGTTGGCATGGGGTTTGTGACGCTTCCGGCATAA
- a CDS encoding tetratricopeptide repeat protein, whose amino-acid sequence MNRFNRTDVLRILHITPKQLSGWERAGLVAVGETFSFFDLLTLKKVRDLRAKKVRPAVIRESLEAMQRQVSGMDNPLLEATAYATGSRVTFRHAGHVLDPIAGQFEMEFEQNGTLLSARNVKPITTVENATEFFSRGVALEDDPNTQDEAIAAYRRVVELDPNFAAAYINLGTLFYNRGEYILSEEHYRKAIACDPRYALAYFDLGNVLDETGRLEEAVKNYHVALQLAPTYADAHYNLALAYEKLKQMRKALVHWRAYVKLDTSGPWAVHAKSQIRKILSTETLKVVYRKPSQH is encoded by the coding sequence GTGAACCGATTCAATCGAACGGACGTACTGCGCATCTTGCACATCACGCCAAAACAGCTCTCCGGCTGGGAACGAGCGGGGCTGGTGGCTGTGGGCGAGACCTTCTCATTTTTCGACCTCCTCACATTAAAGAAAGTACGCGACCTTCGAGCCAAGAAGGTGCGTCCGGCTGTAATCCGCGAGTCGCTGGAAGCGATGCAGCGGCAAGTGAGCGGCATGGATAACCCTTTGCTGGAGGCGACGGCGTACGCGACCGGCTCGCGCGTTACCTTCCGCCATGCGGGGCATGTGCTGGACCCGATTGCAGGGCAGTTCGAGATGGAGTTCGAGCAGAACGGCACGCTGCTGTCGGCCCGGAACGTGAAGCCGATCACCACGGTTGAGAACGCGACTGAGTTCTTCTCGCGTGGAGTAGCGCTGGAAGACGATCCCAACACGCAAGATGAAGCGATCGCAGCGTATCGCAGAGTGGTGGAGCTTGACCCGAATTTCGCCGCCGCCTACATCAACCTGGGAACGCTTTTCTATAACCGGGGCGAATACATCCTGTCCGAAGAGCATTACCGCAAGGCAATCGCCTGCGATCCGCGCTATGCGCTGGCGTACTTCGACCTCGGCAATGTGCTGGATGAGACGGGACGGTTGGAAGAAGCCGTCAAGAACTATCACGTGGCGCTGCAATTGGCGCCCACCTATGCCGACGCCCACTACAACCTGGCGCTGGCCTACGAGAAGTTGAAACAGATGCGTAAGGCGCTGGTTCACTGGCGTGCTTATGTGAAACTGGACACGAGCGGTCCGTGGGCGGTTCATGCAAAGAGCCAGATCAGAAAGATTCTCTCGACCGAAACCCTGAAGGTCGTTTACCGCAAGCCCTCGCAGCACTAG